Below is a genomic region from Gracilimonas sp..
CACCCGGATGATGTTTTTCAGGTTAACCAGCGTATTGAAGATGAATTTAAAAGTCGTAACCCTTTGGGGCTAGGTTGGAAATCAGACCCGGAATATGGTTATGGTCTTTATCAACTTCTAAGCCAAAGAATAAAGTATACCAACTACCATTATCCGAACAATCGTTTTGTTACAGCAACAAATGGTGGAAGAAAGACAAAAGACTGGCGGCAGGGACTTTCAAAATATTCTTTAAATGGACCTTCTATTAAGATTAATACAGGTTTCAGAAACAACTACAATCCAAGGTTTCCCAATGACCCCAAGCATTGGTACATGTATGTAACGGAAGAACAATCAAGAGAAATTGATATTACGCTTAACCAGCAAGAACTAGATTACTCTCGCACGAAAATTTGGGATGGCTATCTTTATCAGTTTAGAACAACAACGGATGTATTCTTTGTGCCAAATTTTGATAAAAGGTTTTACTATGACAGGCAGTTTGTGAATAGTCTGGTCCGTGATCAAATCAATAATTATCGTCAGTCTTCGCTGGCCGGTACCTCTTCGGAGATAGAGGGAAACTGGCGTGATACCCGTCTTGAAGATGCAGTAAAAGCCTGGCGACGGAATCCAAGCTTATCGAATCAGGAACAGTTGATCTCTTTGAGTGTGGAGTTTAATCAAATTCCGCGTGCCATAGAGATTCTGGAAAATAGATTGCTCAGAAATAAGATTTGGGTGCAAGATGATATCAACCGCTTACTCACTTACTACGGATGGGAAGGGATGCAATCAAGGGCTGAGATGTTTCTTGAAAGACTATGGGAAGAACATCGTTCAGCAAAAGTTATAGCGTTGAAGAATCAGGCAGTTGCTGCTTTAGGTTTATTTGGTGAAGACTTTGAACGCAGATGGAGAACGCGTGAGTTGCAGCTTGCTCCCGATGATTATGAAACTTTACTAAGCTATACCAAATCGATTGAATCACAGGAGAACTGGCCTGAGATGAAAGAGAATCTAAAGAGATTGCTGGATATGCGTCCTCAGACTGATTCACTTTATGCTTTCACAGTCCAACGGTCCATTTACTATGAAAGTCCTGATAGCACTATGGAGTTAGTAGAAGAGTTTCCGGACTATTCATACGAACAACTTACACCATATGCATCAAACCTTGCCCTGATGTATGGTTTTGAAGCCAATGAATATGAGAAGGCATTATTCTGGGCCAATAATTCACCCGATTTTGACGAACAATTAAAATTATTCTGGTTGGCACAGTTAAATTTAGATGCCCTTTATTTAGCTCAGGCGAAAGAATTAATTAATAACAACCCGACTAATGACAGCCTGCGTTCTTTTGTGGGAACCAACTTGTTTTATGAAGGTTTTTATGAAGAATCATACAGTACCTTATACCCACTTTTCGAACAAGAAAGGGCAGAAGGCTTATCAGCTGATACGCTTATTAGAAATGAAATTGGCTTTATGCCTTATAAAGGTAAAAAAGATTTTTACAAACGGTATCCAAAGTTCTTTGATTCTGACCAAAAACAGGCCTTAGAAGACGAATATCGCTGGACGGAAAGCGTGAAAGTTTCTCTTTTCGGAGAATACCGGGACGATAATTTCAACAATACCTTTGCACGCGGTGGACTATCAGTTCAATTAGGTAACCGAAGGAAAAATACTCACACATTAAAAACTGAGTACCTGTTATTCTCAGATGACGATTCACAAACTGACCTGACCCTTAATTACCAAGGGGCTGGTTATTTATTCGCCCATCGTTCTGATAACCAACAATTTGAATTTCGTGCAGGTCCAACAGTATTATTTGGTGAGAGCGAATTTATTCCAGAGGGGCTAATTGGGATGAGTTTCTCAAAAGATTCAGCATTTACTTCCTTAGAATTAACAGGAGGGGCAGAGTTAACATCCACATCTCTCCAGAATGATTATTACCAGGCACAGCTACAACTGTATAGACAAGACTATTGGCTAAAAAATAAGTTAGTGAGCTCTATATCAGCTAATACTAAGTATTATACCAATGATGTGCTCAGATATGGGGGGCAAGGCCGTCTTTTCCTTGATTTGATGAAAACCAAGTTTAGGGTACGTCCTTTGGGAGAGGTTAGTTATTCAGATGCTACTGAAAGCTTTTTGAGTGGAATACCTTACTACACACCTGATCAGTATTTTTCACAAGGCTTAGGATTGGACTTACAATATCGCAACCCGGATAATTTTGATTACCGTACTCAACTTACCGGTGAAATAATGGGCAAACATGAACGAAGGGAAGGGTTTTTCCTTACCGGGAGAATTCAACTGGAGCATAAGTTCAGGAACTTCTGGCAGATTAGCTTAGGTAGTGAAATTTCTACCAGCCAGGTATATCGATCAAATCGAATTTTCTTTACTATTTCTCATTACTTTCCAAAGAAATTAAGAGCAAGAAACTAGAAACATACTTTAATAAGATTCGTAGCCCGATTATGCGTTTTATAAGAAAACATTTAGAGTGGTTTATTTTCAGCGCAGGACTCATGCTTCTGGCATTTATGAATCCTGAAAATGCGGGTACATCGCTTTGCTTTTTTGAGTGGGCAGGTATAGATTTTTGTCCGGGAGAGGGATTAGGACATTCGATATCATATACATTTCGGGGAGATTTAACATCGGCTTTTCAGGCTCATTTGGCCGGGCCGGCAGCCGTTTTTATTCTTGCAGGGCGCATCATCTATCTTCTCAAGAATCTTTATAAAGAATCAAAACTAACTACAAATAAGGAACAGCATGGCTAATGTAATTGATCATTTACCAGAACTAGAAGGCGACGAGTCATTATATGTCGGGAAATTACTTTCTGAATTTTCTGATGAACAGGCTTCTAAATTTGCTTCAGTATATCGATCACGACGGAAAGATCCCCAAACGATATTGATTACCTGTATTCTCGGGTTTTTCTTAATTGCGGGTGTACATCGCCTGATGTTAAATCAGATTGGAATGGGTATACTCTATATTTTCACCGGTGGCCTTTGCCTGATCGGCACCATTGTTGACTTGGTGAATTATAAGGACATGGCATTTCAATATAACCGTGGCGTAGCGAAAGAAATACAATCGTACATATAGTCCGGTTTATTTACCCAGGCCAAAGAATCGGTTTATATTAAAGCCGAACCGGAAATCAAGATCCAGAATATTGGTATCAGTACGTGCAAGTAAGTGTTGTTCGGTAAACCATCGTCCGCTCATAAAAAAGAGCTGAAAAACATGCCCGCCCGTATCGATTTCATAAGAGACGGCAATATGGTCTTTGGTGTTTGGGTTTCTGTTGCCTAAAACAGGCAGGTATTCAAAAGCGAGGGCATTTCGGTTATTAAGCTTATATCGACCGGCTAGTCCAACTCCTACTATGGTATTGTACAACTTGCCGTTGTTTTGTTCTTTTACAACGGTGTTGAAGTGTGAAATCATAGGGGATATTTGCAGGCTTAACTTGTCGTTAAACTTTCGGGCAACCATAACAGAAGTGAAATAGTTAAGGCGCTCTGAAAAAGTGTAATTGAAGCGTCTTTCTTTTTGGGTTGAAATACCGACATCACCTTTAATGGCAATCTGAATAGGTATTTTATCAGATTTTAGCTGCTCGAGAATAATATATTTAGCTCTCAGATCCACTACATCTTCAATGCCGGTTCTTCCGATTCCAATGTCAAGTTTGTCTGTTACCCCGTAATCGATGCCAAGCCGTACTGCTGCTCCGCCATCTAAGCCATAAAAATCTTCAATCCCTCCTGAAACCAACCCGAAATTATGCATTACCATGCTATTCATGTTATTCTGGGGAAGGCCCGTCACCGTACTTAAACCGGCTATGCTACCTGCAAGAAAAATATCCTCAACCGGCCCATCCTGAACTGCCCGTTTGCGTTCCAAAACCTGCGCATGCACAGAATAACTTCCAAAAATAGCTATCAGAACCAATAATGTTGTTTTTCGAATATTCATTTTAATCATTTACGGGTTTCAGCAAAGCTTCGATTTCAATTTTCTGTTCCTGATCTACTTTCACAAACAGCAAACTAGGAGGGACGATTTCATAGTCTTCAAGCCTTAATACCCAACTGGCCTTCACTAATAGCCCTTCCGGTTTCATTTGCATAGTTCCTTCAATGGCAACTTCCCGGCTTATACCATGAATTTTGAATTCCCCTTCAACGCTAACAGGTTGTTCTGCAGTTGTATCAGGGTTGAAATCAGAAGTGAGCGTCCCAAAAAACTCAGCAAAGGGGAACTTTTCGGTTTCAAGGGTTTCCTTCATATCCCGGTCTCTTTTCTTAATTCCAGTCTGAAGAGTGGTCAGATCTATGTAAAAATCTACCTTATTGTTATCCAGATTAATCAAGCCCGTGAGGTTATCAGAATTTCCGGAAAATGAGTGCAAAGGTACTTCAGAGTGAAAAACAGCGCGACCTTCTTCAGTCATATATGATTGAGCCGTGGCTAATGAAATAAATCCTAGAATAAATATGAGTGTAGTTTGAATTCTTTTCATGTTAGTTGTCCTGTGCTCCGCCTGTAATCCAGGCTTCAATTTTTGCAATCTCTGATGGTGTAAGAAACTCGCCCGTAGTAGGCATTCTGCTACCAAAAGAGGGGTTGGGTTTGATTTTGTCAACAAGCGGACTATTATCCGGTTCTCCAGGTATAACAATGGGTCCACCAGAAACAGCTCCTGAACTATTTAATACTGCGCTATAAGAAGAAAGATTAACACCATTGGTTGAAGAACTGATATGGCAGCCACTTCCTCCACAACTTGAATTAAATATTGGCTGAATATCAGCAGAATAACTAATATCGTTTGGATCAAAATCAGGCGTAGAGGAAATATCTTCGACATTATTGATGCAGCCTGTACTAAATAGAAGCACAATTATTAAAAAAGAAGAAAAGATCGGACGCATAGTTAGCCTCAATTAAAAATATTATTAGTTATTATAAAATAACTGTTGAATGTTAAACGATTTTGCATCATTAATGCAAATGTTAATACGCAAACAAATACTAAGTAGATGTTATGACTAACATAAATAGAGAAACTTCTTTGGAATTGTTACACAGTTACATTGAAAGCGAAAGCTTGCTGAATCATTCAAAGATGGTTGCAAAAGCAATGGAAGCTTACGCCCGTTCATTAAATAAATCAGATCAACGGATAGAGGAGTGGTGGACTGCGGGTTTGTTACATGACCTTGACTGGGAGAAATTTCCGGACGAACATCCACATAAGGCTGTAGAAGAGATTCTGCCGAGTCAGGGATATTCAGCATCAGTAATAGAAGCAATTAAAGCTCATGCACCTGAACGGACAGGTAAAGAACCGGAAACGGAAATAGAACGTTATCTTTTCGCCTGTGATGAGCTTTCGGGTTTCATGAATGCTGTTTCTTTAATGAGGCCAAATGGCTTTGAGGATATGAAAGTAAAATCGGTAACAAAAAAGCTTAAGGATGCTAAATTTGCAGCTAATGTACCCAGAGAGGATATACGGAAAGGGGCTACTTTAATCGGGAAAAACCTGAATGACCATATCATATTTATGATTGAAGTATATCGTGAATGATCTGGTTATTTCCATTTAAGTATATCTTCAAAAACTTTAAAACTTCAAGTCTTGGGATTTAGATTAGCAAAACCAATTGCTCTTATAGAAAGACAGACTTTATTCTGGATTAGG
It encodes:
- a CDS encoding TM2 domain-containing protein gives rise to the protein MANVIDHLPELEGDESLYVGKLLSEFSDEQASKFASVYRSRRKDPQTILITCILGFFLIAGVHRLMLNQIGMGILYIFTGGLCLIGTIVDLVNYKDMAFQYNRGVAKEIQSYI
- a CDS encoding DUF2752 domain-containing protein; this translates as MRFIRKHLEWFIFSAGLMLLAFMNPENAGTSLCFFEWAGIDFCPGEGLGHSISYTFRGDLTSAFQAHLAGPAAVFILAGRIIYLLKNLYKESKLTTNKEQHG
- a CDS encoding DUF5777 family beta-barrel protein is translated as MNIRKTTLLVLIAIFGSYSVHAQVLERKRAVQDGPVEDIFLAGSIAGLSTVTGLPQNNMNSMVMHNFGLVSGGIEDFYGLDGGAAVRLGIDYGVTDKLDIGIGRTGIEDVVDLRAKYIILEQLKSDKIPIQIAIKGDVGISTQKERRFNYTFSERLNYFTSVMVARKFNDKLSLQISPMISHFNTVVKEQNNGKLYNTIVGVGLAGRYKLNNRNALAFEYLPVLGNRNPNTKDHIAVSYEIDTGGHVFQLFFMSGRWFTEQHLLARTDTNILDLDFRFGFNINRFFGLGK
- a CDS encoding HD domain-containing protein, whose protein sequence is MTNINRETSLELLHSYIESESLLNHSKMVAKAMEAYARSLNKSDQRIEEWWTAGLLHDLDWEKFPDEHPHKAVEEILPSQGYSASVIEAIKAHAPERTGKEPETEIERYLFACDELSGFMNAVSLMRPNGFEDMKVKSVTKKLKDAKFAANVPREDIRKGATLIGKNLNDHIIFMIEVYRE
- a CDS encoding DUF2194 domain-containing protein, with the protein product MQHDFSNKNPDYKANWSVGFLNAIAAFVVISLVLLSGCQKDGSYRNISQFDASAQSPLVMVIKNQANDFSAEVSEQVLKALDYTKIPYFTIDLGILTQEFDIPQTVRSLIVTTDRIQQLSDEEIEGMIEFVTRGNSILIVGPISNSRFSFLQGVKQNATFDIDSIDVGFQLNDDAFPGMKGKSYMSPGLLPHYGLLAGDFDSETKFLASTATNSAQPFIISNRIGLGEVVTINSFVVGGKIYRGILFSSILRGLQGIPYRVADVSTIFLDDFPAPLYNEKLAPIDEEYDVTHAEFVSKIWWPDMKALADSFGISYSAMTAFNYNANVVPPFDFQEWRQGSVVYNQNIVPGSIYLANDIRDTRHELAFHGYNHFSLWLEDWDNMNFMISSLQAARKRWRVDNLGALPTNYVPPTNEIDSVGIQAIVKGMPSIRYMSSLYFGDKEEGKGREFDPEPYAPAALYNYPRISSGFTMNENSLMDQHGLQLLTGIWNHFVHPDDVFQVNQRIEDEFKSRNPLGLGWKSDPEYGYGLYQLLSQRIKYTNYHYPNNRFVTATNGGRKTKDWRQGLSKYSLNGPSIKINTGFRNNYNPRFPNDPKHWYMYVTEEQSREIDITLNQQELDYSRTKIWDGYLYQFRTTTDVFFVPNFDKRFYYDRQFVNSLVRDQINNYRQSSLAGTSSEIEGNWRDTRLEDAVKAWRRNPSLSNQEQLISLSVEFNQIPRAIEILENRLLRNKIWVQDDINRLLTYYGWEGMQSRAEMFLERLWEEHRSAKVIALKNQAVAALGLFGEDFERRWRTRELQLAPDDYETLLSYTKSIESQENWPEMKENLKRLLDMRPQTDSLYAFTVQRSIYYESPDSTMELVEEFPDYSYEQLTPYASNLALMYGFEANEYEKALFWANNSPDFDEQLKLFWLAQLNLDALYLAQAKELINNNPTNDSLRSFVGTNLFYEGFYEESYSTLYPLFEQERAEGLSADTLIRNEIGFMPYKGKKDFYKRYPKFFDSDQKQALEDEYRWTESVKVSLFGEYRDDNFNNTFARGGLSVQLGNRRKNTHTLKTEYLLFSDDDSQTDLTLNYQGAGYLFAHRSDNQQFEFRAGPTVLFGESEFIPEGLIGMSFSKDSAFTSLELTGGAELTSTSLQNDYYQAQLQLYRQDYWLKNKLVSSISANTKYYTNDVLRYGGQGRLFLDLMKTKFRVRPLGEVSYSDATESFLSGIPYYTPDQYFSQGLGLDLQYRNPDNFDYRTQLTGEIMGKHERREGFFLTGRIQLEHKFRNFWQISLGSEISTSQVYRSNRIFFTISHYFPKKLRARN
- a CDS encoding YceI family protein yields the protein MKRIQTTLIFILGFISLATAQSYMTEEGRAVFHSEVPLHSFSGNSDNLTGLINLDNNKVDFYIDLTTLQTGIKKRDRDMKETLETEKFPFAEFFGTLTSDFNPDTTAEQPVSVEGEFKIHGISREVAIEGTMQMKPEGLLVKASWVLRLEDYEIVPPSLLFVKVDQEQKIEIEALLKPVND